The following are from one region of the Rhodospirillaceae bacterium genome:
- a CDS encoding alpha/beta hydrolase, producing MPRLNSDHFIAHDGSSMPLRRWMPEDQNPTAVIIAVHGFNDYSNFFDGPGSFLTSRGVATYAFDQRGFGATPEAGIWPGVAALTQDLETIIALVRVRHPDTPLYLFGESMGGAVVMVALKKARDLNQTLNIDGAILSAPAVWGRETMPWYQTTALWLSSHIMPRAKLTGQGLKIMASDNIEMLRALGRDPLIIKKTRVDAVYGLTNLMDAALQAAHKIDLPMLILYGEKDEIIPKGPTQLMLSRLPETGKAVRQVIFYANGYHMLTRDLQGETVWRDIEKWISARAG from the coding sequence ATGCCGCGTCTGAACAGTGATCATTTCATCGCCCATGACGGGTCAAGTATGCCGCTGCGCAGGTGGATGCCTGAAGACCAAAACCCGACAGCCGTTATCATCGCCGTGCACGGCTTTAACGATTACAGCAATTTCTTTGATGGACCCGGAAGCTTTCTGACGAGCCGCGGCGTCGCCACCTATGCCTTTGATCAACGCGGCTTTGGCGCGACCCCGGAGGCCGGAATCTGGCCCGGCGTTGCAGCCTTAACACAGGATCTTGAAACGATTATCGCCCTTGTTCGGGTCCGCCATCCGGACACGCCGCTCTATCTGTTTGGTGAAAGCATGGGGGGCGCCGTTGTTATGGTAGCCTTGAAAAAAGCCCGCGACCTGAACCAGACCCTGAACATTGACGGCGCCATATTATCCGCACCGGCGGTTTGGGGACGTGAAACCATGCCCTGGTACCAGACCACCGCGTTATGGCTTTCCAGCCACATCATGCCAAGGGCCAAATTGACGGGCCAGGGCCTCAAGATCATGGCTTCGGACAATATTGAAATGCTCCGCGCCTTGGGCCGGGATCCACTGATCATCAAAAAAACAAGGGTTGATGCGGTCTACGGGCTGACAAACCTGATGGATGCAGCCCTTCAAGCGGCCCACAAAATTGATCTGCCCATGCTGATACTGTACGGGGAAAAAGATGAAATTATCCCAAAGGGACCGACCCAGCTGATGCTTTCCCGGTTGCCCGAAACCGGCAAAGCCGTCCGGCAAGTGATCTTCTACGCTAACGGCTACCATATGCTGACCCGCGATCTGCAGGGCGAGACCGTCTGGCGTGATATCGAAAAGTGGATCAGCGCCCGGGCCGGATAA
- a CDS encoding zinc-finger domain-containing protein produces MEVEETIIVEQSSVSCDGDGGPLGHPRVYLQIGNDGEIVCPYCSRTYKLAEGASQAAGH; encoded by the coding sequence ATGGAAGTCGAAGAAACCATTATCGTCGAACAATCAAGCGTCAGCTGTGACGGCGACGGCGGGCCGCTGGGCCATCCCAGGGTTTATCTGCAAATAGGCAATGATGGTGAAATCGTCTGCCCGTATTGTTCGCGCACCTATAAACTTGCCGAGGGCGCGAGCCAGGCCGCCGGCCACTAA
- a CDS encoding ABC transporter ATP-binding protein — MTDNAVQTINLSKTYDGGNGVAQEPALDAVSLNIPRGSFFGLLGPNGAGKSTLINILAGLVIPTSGSASIWGYDIEANMRAARRSIGIVPQELNIDPFFTPRESLELQAGLYGVPARARRSDEILEAVGLLDKADAYARTLSGGMRRRLLVAKAMVHSPPVLVLDEPTAGVDVNLRRQLWSYVRQLNEQGTTVLLTTHYLEEAEQLCDTIAIIDHGKMITCEATDSLLRRLDAKEMTVTVGEKLSGIPEALKPFNVELKSDQRLRICYPPSKNNSGEILGAIAEAGLSITDLVTKEAELEDIFLSLTSTSDGR, encoded by the coding sequence ATGACAGACAATGCGGTCCAAACCATCAATTTGAGCAAAACCTACGATGGCGGCAATGGCGTCGCTCAAGAACCCGCCCTGGACGCCGTCTCCTTGAACATTCCGCGAGGCTCGTTTTTCGGCCTGTTAGGTCCAAACGGTGCCGGTAAATCGACCCTGATCAACATTCTTGCCGGTTTGGTAATCCCGACATCAGGCAGCGCCAGCATCTGGGGTTACGACATCGAAGCCAACATGCGCGCAGCCCGCAGGTCAATTGGCATCGTGCCCCAGGAATTGAATATTGATCCTTTCTTCACGCCCCGGGAATCCCTTGAATTGCAGGCCGGTCTCTACGGTGTTCCGGCGCGTGCCCGGCGTTCCGATGAAATCCTGGAAGCCGTCGGTCTTCTCGACAAGGCCGATGCCTATGCGCGCACCCTTTCAGGTGGGATGCGTCGCCGCCTGCTGGTCGCCAAGGCAATGGTCCACAGCCCCCCGGTGCTGGTGCTTGATGAACCCACGGCGGGGGTCGACGTCAACCTGCGCCGTCAATTATGGTCATACGTGCGCCAGCTCAACGAACAGGGAACAACGGTGCTGCTGACCACCCATTATCTGGAAGAAGCCGAACAACTGTGTGACACCATCGCCATCATCGATCACGGCAAAATGATTACATGTGAAGCAACGGACTCCCTGTTGCGCAGGCTTGACGCCAAGGAAATGACCGTCACCGTCGGCGAGAAACTATCCGGCATTCCCGAAGCCCTGAAACCCTTTAATGTCGAACTTAAAAGTGATCAGCGTCTGCGTATCTGCTATCCGCCAAGCAAAAACAACAGTGGTGAAATCCTCGGCGCCATCGCTGAGGCGGGTTTAAGCATTACCGATCTGGTGACCAAAGAAGCCGAGCTTGAGGATATTTTTCTGTCCCTGACATCAACAAGCGATGGCCGCTAA